The SAR202 cluster bacterium genome contains a region encoding:
- a CDS encoding response regulator codes for MAIYALISLLSAMASLCLGAFVLARDTKNPLNRVFMGLSVAVAYSALCEFGLRQADGSHEAWLWMRAAFAWPLIPATFLHLSLLLSERERPLHHRATLPAVYLPAILIAAFDLSTVLISGNLHPAYWGWTYDFPRGTFAGVLAAAWTVAVLGGGVALLLRYVMESHNRRLTKQASFILLGAWIPIVAFTASVIAMPAIGLEYPNFVYAFYVAGMGFFAYAIWKHDLFAPEMLIVARETIGQMTDAFFLAGHDGRIREVNPAAMRITGLNRAQLLGKPIEQLLYFPDGRGSAGAQQIRDLMLSGTKSEMEIAVKTAFGALAPLSMSISPIRGSGEEPFGMVLIGHDLTERKWAEGQLRKAHDELEARVKERTAELEKAYNSLSVEVENRRKLESQLVQTQKMEAIGTLAGGVAHDFNNLLSAILAYCQVGQMTAKPGDQNVTYYKEIQKAADHATHLTRQLLTFSRRQVVEPRNIEMNETIAALHKMLRRLIGESIELVTLPSSESCLVRVDPGQMETVLVNMVVNARDAMPMGGRIQIEINRQTTHHGDGAQEKSTGKRYAVVSITDTGVGMSEEVRSQLFVPFFTTKAVGKGTGLGLSTCHGIVTQAGGHITVESDLGKGSTFRVYLPLVDQPSTVVDIKAGLAGSPTGTETVLLVEDDGSVREIYDRLLRRWGYKVLTASNGVEALRVCAEHQDENIDLLITDVVMPFMGGRELAEKLRETRPNTRVLFTSGYPEDSLVHSGGGTVTVATDAFIQKPYTTDAMARKVRQVLEGK; via the coding sequence ATGGCCATCTACGCGCTGATCTCACTCCTCTCGGCGATGGCGAGCCTCTGCCTGGGCGCCTTCGTCCTTGCGCGCGATACGAAAAACCCACTGAACCGTGTCTTCATGGGGTTGTCGGTCGCGGTGGCCTATTCTGCGTTGTGCGAGTTCGGCCTTCGCCAGGCCGACGGCAGCCACGAAGCCTGGCTCTGGATGAGGGCCGCATTCGCATGGCCCTTGATCCCCGCCACCTTCCTCCACCTGTCCCTCCTCCTCAGCGAACGTGAACGACCGCTCCATCATCGTGCCACGCTTCCCGCAGTTTACCTCCCGGCCATTCTCATCGCCGCATTTGACCTCTCCACAGTCCTGATTTCCGGTAACCTGCACCCCGCCTACTGGGGCTGGACTTATGATTTCCCTCGGGGCACCTTCGCAGGTGTTCTCGCTGCCGCATGGACCGTCGCCGTACTGGGAGGCGGGGTGGCCCTCCTGCTGCGGTACGTAATGGAGTCCCACAACCGCCGGCTGACCAAACAGGCGTCGTTTATCCTCCTGGGCGCATGGATTCCAATCGTGGCGTTCACCGCGAGCGTAATCGCCATGCCCGCAATCGGCCTTGAATACCCCAACTTCGTTTACGCTTTCTACGTGGCGGGGATGGGCTTCTTCGCGTATGCAATCTGGAAGCACGACCTGTTTGCGCCCGAGATGCTTATTGTCGCCAGGGAAACAATTGGCCAGATGACTGACGCGTTCTTCCTCGCAGGCCATGACGGGCGGATCAGAGAGGTCAACCCCGCCGCGATGCGCATCACCGGCCTGAACCGCGCTCAGCTCCTGGGGAAACCGATAGAGCAGCTTCTTTACTTCCCCGACGGGCGGGGCTCCGCAGGAGCGCAACAGATCCGGGACCTTATGCTCTCCGGCACAAAGTCCGAAATGGAGATAGCCGTCAAGACGGCCTTTGGCGCCCTTGCACCCCTTTCCATGTCCATTTCACCCATCCGCGGCAGCGGCGAGGAGCCCTTCGGCATGGTCCTGATAGGCCACGACCTCACGGAGCGAAAGTGGGCCGAGGGACAGCTCCGCAAGGCGCATGACGAGCTCGAGGCGCGCGTCAAAGAGCGGACGGCCGAGTTGGAAAAGGCGTACAACTCCCTGAGCGTCGAGGTGGAAAACCGCCGTAAACTGGAATCGCAGCTCGTGCAGACACAGAAGATGGAGGCCATCGGCACGCTCGCCGGAGGGGTCGCCCACGACTTCAATAACCTCCTGTCGGCCATTCTTGCCTACTGCCAGGTCGGCCAGATGACCGCCAAGCCGGGCGACCAGAACGTCACGTACTATAAGGAGATCCAGAAGGCAGCCGACCACGCGACGCATCTCACTCGCCAACTCCTCACCTTCTCCCGCAGGCAGGTGGTGGAGCCGCGCAATATCGAGATGAATGAGACAATCGCAGCGCTCCACAAGATGCTTCGCCGTCTCATCGGCGAATCGATTGAGCTGGTGACCCTGCCCTCTTCAGAGTCCTGCCTGGTACGAGTGGACCCCGGACAGATGGAGACTGTGCTGGTCAATATGGTGGTGAATGCGCGGGACGCGATGCCCATGGGCGGCCGAATACAGATTGAGATAAACAGGCAGACCACCCATCATGGCGACGGCGCACAGGAGAAATCGACAGGGAAGCGCTATGCAGTGGTCTCAATAACGGACACTGGCGTCGGGATGTCGGAGGAGGTCAGGTCGCAACTCTTCGTCCCCTTCTTCACCACCAAGGCAGTCGGCAAGGGCACCGGGCTGGGCCTCTCAACCTGCCACGGCATAGTCACCCAGGCGGGAGGACACATAACAGTGGAGAGCGACCTCGGCAAGGGCTCCACCTTCCGTGTATATCTGCCGCTGGTTGACCAGCCTTCCACCGTGGTGGATATCAAAGCCGGGCTGGCCGGGTCCCCCACAGGCACGGAAACCGTTCTGCTGGTGGAGGACGACGGCTCGGTACGGGAAATCTATGACCGGCTCCTCAGGCGTTGGGGCTACAAAGTGCTCACCGCTTCCAACGGCGTCGAGGCGCTTCGGGTGTGCGCCGAGCACCAGGACGAGAACATCGACCTCCTGATTACGGACGTGGTCATGCCGTTCATGGGCGGGAGGGAACTGGCCGAGAAGCTGCGCGAAACGCGGCCGAACACGAGGGTGCTCTTCACTTCCGGATACCCAGAGGACAGCCTGGTCCACAGCGGCGGCGGGACTGTCACGGTTGCGACCGATGCCTTCATACAGAAGCCGTACACGACGGATGCCATGGCCCGTAAAGTCCGCCAGGTACTGGAAGGTAAATAG
- a CDS encoding CoA pyrophosphatase, whose protein sequence is MSSFENTLRRCLDACPKRAVDDSALQPAGIMVIVYPKDGELCLLLNKRSAHVERHKGEIAFPGGRMDPADRDLRDTALRETHEEMGIAPADITVLGELDDVATSTGFVISPYVGTIPYPYPWEPSEREVAAVLEIPLAALYDKRCRRDEVRLTGGRLVAWPGYAYGGEVIWGATAQVIHRLFEVIESGAAEMGLGR, encoded by the coding sequence ATGTCCTCTTTCGAAAATACATTGCGGCGGTGCCTGGACGCCTGTCCCAAACGGGCGGTGGACGACTCTGCGCTCCAGCCCGCCGGGATAATGGTCATTGTCTATCCCAAGGACGGTGAGCTTTGCCTGCTGCTGAACAAGCGCAGCGCGCACGTTGAGAGGCATAAAGGGGAGATAGCTTTCCCCGGAGGGCGGATGGACCCGGCGGACCGTGACCTGCGCGACACAGCGCTCAGGGAAACGCACGAGGAGATGGGGATAGCGCCGGCGGACATTACTGTGCTCGGCGAGCTTGACGACGTGGCTACGAGCACGGGATTCGTCATCAGCCCTTACGTCGGGACGATTCCGTACCCGTACCCGTGGGAACCGAGCGAGCGGGAGGTTGCCGCCGTTCTGGAGATTCCCCTGGCGGCGCTATATGATAAAAGATGCCGTCGCGATGAGGTAAGGCTGACCGGCGGAAGGCTGGTGGCATGGCCGGGGTATGCGTACGGCGGCGAGGTTATCTGGGGCGCGACGGCGCAGGTGATTCACAGGCTATTCGAGGTTATTGAGAGCGGCGCGGCGGAGATGGGGTTGGGGAGATAA
- a CDS encoding dephospho-CoA kinase, translated as MITIGLTGGIGTGKSTVAAILKELGAEVIDADKVGHEVYRNGAPGWAAVVSAFGEGILAENGEVDRRKLGAIVFADKAALEHLNAIVHPLIRERVQAMLDDARARGVEVAVVEAAVMVESRWSSLVDEIWVTDAAEERAIERVCGRNGLTEEAVRARIKSQMPQSRRILLADVVIENNGSKDELQARVEALWRDRAPQIRKRKSS; from the coding sequence ATGATAACCATAGGCCTGACCGGCGGCATCGGCACCGGCAAATCGACGGTCGCGGCGATACTCAAGGAGCTGGGCGCCGAGGTAATCGACGCCGATAAGGTGGGCCACGAGGTCTACCGCAATGGCGCGCCCGGCTGGGCCGCAGTTGTGTCGGCATTCGGCGAGGGCATTCTGGCGGAAAACGGCGAGGTGGACCGCCGGAAGCTGGGCGCCATCGTCTTCGCCGACAAGGCGGCGCTGGAGCATCTCAACGCAATTGTGCATCCGCTGATCCGCGAGCGCGTCCAGGCGATGCTTGACGATGCGCGGGCCCGAGGCGTTGAGGTCGCGGTCGTTGAAGCCGCCGTGATGGTGGAGTCCAGGTGGTCCTCCCTCGTGGACGAAATCTGGGTCACCGACGCCGCCGAGGAGCGCGCTATCGAGCGTGTTTGCGGCAGAAACGGCCTGACGGAAGAGGCCGTCCGCGCCAGGATCAAGTCTCAGATGCCCCAGAGCCGGCGAATCCTCCTGGCCGACGTCGTCATCGAAAATAACGGCAGCAAAGATGAGCTGCAAGCCCGTGTCGAGGCGCTATGGCGCGACCGGGCACCCCAAATCAGGAAGCGCAAGTCCAGCTAA
- a CDS encoding CbbQ/NirQ/NorQ/GpvN family protein, whose amino-acid sequence MTNRTQTLYRSYIIEEYHLTKEPYYVPVGDEVELFMAAYSQKIPVLFKGPTGCGKTRFVEYMSYQLGKSLRTVKKQAGNGGADSTATQHNLPLVTIACHEDLTASDLVGRYLLQGDSTIWIDGPLTRAVKAGGICYLDEIVEARKDTTVLIHPLTDHRRILPIEKRGELLEAADGFLLVMSYNPGYQSALKDLKHSTRQRFVSIEFNPPPREIEAKIIEHEAGVDTDTANRLAKLGEKIRNLKEHGLAEGASTRLLIYAGKMIAQGIAPRRACQVAVNWSVTDDKSLQSSIQEVAASIFE is encoded by the coding sequence ATGACAAACCGCACTCAGACCCTTTACCGCAGCTACATTATCGAAGAGTACCACCTGACCAAGGAGCCTTACTACGTGCCCGTGGGCGATGAGGTGGAGCTCTTCATGGCGGCGTATAGCCAGAAGATACCGGTCCTGTTCAAGGGCCCCACCGGCTGCGGCAAGACCCGGTTCGTCGAGTACATGTCGTACCAGCTGGGCAAGTCGCTCAGGACGGTCAAGAAGCAGGCCGGAAACGGCGGAGCGGACTCAACCGCTACCCAGCACAATCTGCCTCTGGTGACCATTGCGTGCCACGAGGACCTGACGGCGAGCGACCTTGTGGGCCGCTACCTGCTGCAGGGCGACAGCACCATCTGGATCGACGGTCCTCTCACCCGCGCTGTGAAGGCCGGCGGTATCTGCTACCTGGACGAGATCGTCGAGGCGCGTAAGGATACGACGGTCCTTATTCACCCGCTCACCGACCACCGTCGCATCCTTCCCATTGAGAAGCGCGGCGAGCTGCTGGAGGCGGCGGACGGCTTCCTGCTGGTGATGTCTTACAACCCGGGCTACCAGAGCGCGTTGAAGGACTTGAAGCACAGCACGCGCCAGCGCTTTGTGTCCATCGAGTTCAACCCGCCGCCGAGGGAGATCGAGGCGAAGATCATCGAGCACGAGGCGGGAGTGGACACGGACACGGCGAACCGGCTTGCGAAGCTGGGCGAGAAGATACGCAACCTGAAGGAGCACGGCCTTGCTGAGGGCGCGAGCACGCGCCTGCTGATCTACGCGGGCAAGATGATCGCCCAGGGGATTGCGCCGCGCAGGGCCTGCCAGGTCGCCGTGAACTGGTCTGTGACTGACGACAAGTCGCTGCAGAGCAGCATCCAGGAGGTCGCGGCCTCGATCTTCGAGTAA